A window of the Sandaracinaceae bacterium genome harbors these coding sequences:
- a CDS encoding acyl-CoA dehydrogenase family protein — protein sequence MSQPSEHSESAELREFRAEMRAFMREEAPKSLLGTSPCGPFDGYWGGKLHPEVPADVLRWRDVTLARGLTAPTWPKAYGGAGLTFAHAKVLYDEMRELGLPRPVVGFGFAMIGPTLLQFGNEEQKLQHLPAICAGEIRWCQGYSEPNAGSDLANVQLACEPDGPDHYMLNGQKVWTSHADRSDWIFCLARTDRAAKKQKGITFILVDMRTEGVTPRKIELISGASPFCETFFENVRVPRSNVVGEVNAGWTVAKALLGHERSMIGQSIGRDPGSTQRELVKLARKHLDAPEGPLPDALQRDRVAAVSMEEAAFQLTLDRLAQARAAGGPGTESSIMKIVATELKQRRFEAGMALAGAQGLGWEGDAFDDEDLSYTREWLRSRANTIEGGSSEVQLNIIAKAVLGLPEVK from the coding sequence ATGAGCCAGCCCAGCGAGCACAGCGAGAGCGCCGAGCTGCGCGAGTTCCGCGCAGAGATGCGCGCCTTCATGCGTGAGGAGGCGCCCAAGAGCCTGCTGGGCACGTCGCCCTGCGGCCCCTTCGACGGCTACTGGGGCGGCAAGCTGCACCCCGAGGTGCCGGCCGACGTGCTGCGTTGGCGCGACGTCACGCTCGCTCGTGGCCTGACGGCGCCCACCTGGCCCAAGGCCTACGGCGGCGCGGGGCTCACGTTCGCGCACGCGAAGGTGCTGTACGACGAGATGCGCGAGCTGGGGCTGCCGCGCCCCGTGGTGGGCTTCGGGTTCGCCATGATCGGCCCCACGCTGCTGCAGTTCGGCAACGAGGAGCAGAAGCTGCAGCACCTGCCCGCCATCTGCGCGGGCGAGATCCGCTGGTGTCAGGGGTACAGCGAGCCCAACGCGGGCTCCGACCTCGCCAACGTGCAGCTGGCGTGCGAGCCCGACGGGCCGGACCACTACATGCTCAACGGGCAGAAGGTGTGGACCAGCCACGCCGACCGCAGCGACTGGATCTTCTGCCTGGCGCGCACGGACCGCGCGGCGAAGAAGCAGAAGGGCATCACGTTCATCCTGGTCGACATGCGCACCGAGGGCGTCACGCCGCGCAAGATCGAGCTCATCAGCGGGGCGTCCCCGTTCTGCGAGACCTTCTTCGAGAACGTGCGCGTGCCGCGCAGCAACGTGGTGGGCGAGGTCAACGCGGGCTGGACGGTCGCGAAGGCCCTGCTCGGCCACGAGCGCTCGATGATCGGGCAGTCCATCGGGCGCGACCCGGGCTCCACGCAGCGTGAGCTGGTGAAGCTGGCGCGCAAGCACCTGGACGCGCCCGAGGGTCCGTTGCCCGATGCGTTGCAGCGCGACCGGGTGGCGGCGGTCTCCATGGAAGAGGCGGCCTTCCAGCTCACGCTGGACCGCTTGGCGCAGGCGCGCGCTGCGGGCGGGCCGGGGACCGAGAGCTCCATCATGAAGATCGTCGCGACCGAGCTGAAGCAGCGGCGCTTCGAGGCGGGCATGGCGCTCGCGGGCGCGCAGGGGCTCGGCTGGGAGGGCGACGCGTTCGACGACGAGGACCTGAGCTACACGCGCGAGTGGCTGCGCTCGCGCGCCAACACCATCGAGGGCGGCAGCTCCGAGGTGCAGCTGAACATCATCGCCAAGGCGGTGCTCGGCCTGCCGGAGGTGAAGTGA
- a CDS encoding acyl-CoA dehydrogenase family protein, protein MSVVVSNGQETLTLVLDEEQQMLRSTVRQFVDQHAPVGRLRTLRDARDERGYSASVWSEMAELGWLGLQVPEAHDGLGLGFFDLTVVLEQCGRKLMPEPLVSTLLLGAQALMLGGTEAQQAAWLPGIATGEKVVTLAFDERGARGNPHAGKALAARSGAGFTLSGTRVGVLDAHVADLILVSAQVGEGGPLGLFLVDPKAAGVTVTRHVALDLRNAGTVTLADVAVGAEALLGGDAALEVGDGGVALVDRVLDRARIGLAAEMLGGMEQAFEDTVAYLKERVQFDRPLGSFQALQHRAARLYCSIALARSAVLAAARVVDQSGDPREVAKYAALAKVRASEAFYDVAREAIQMHGGIGMTDEHDIGFYLKRAQTTLVTFGTNDALRARWAELNGY, encoded by the coding sequence ATGAGTGTCGTGGTGAGCAACGGGCAGGAGACGCTCACGCTGGTGCTGGACGAAGAGCAGCAGATGCTGCGCAGCACCGTGCGGCAGTTCGTGGACCAGCACGCCCCCGTGGGGCGCCTGCGCACGCTGCGCGACGCGCGTGACGAGCGCGGCTACAGCGCGTCCGTGTGGTCCGAGATGGCCGAGCTGGGCTGGCTGGGGCTGCAGGTGCCAGAGGCCCACGATGGCCTGGGCTTGGGCTTCTTCGACCTCACGGTGGTGCTCGAGCAGTGTGGGCGAAAGCTCATGCCCGAGCCGCTGGTGAGCACGCTGCTGCTGGGGGCGCAGGCGCTCATGCTGGGCGGGACCGAGGCGCAACAGGCGGCCTGGCTGCCCGGCATCGCGACGGGCGAGAAGGTGGTCACGCTCGCGTTCGACGAGCGCGGCGCGCGTGGCAACCCGCATGCCGGCAAGGCGCTGGCTGCGCGCAGCGGCGCGGGCTTCACGCTGAGCGGGACCAGGGTGGGCGTCCTCGACGCGCACGTGGCCGACCTGATCCTCGTCAGCGCGCAGGTGGGGGAGGGCGGTCCGCTCGGGCTGTTCCTGGTGGACCCGAAGGCCGCCGGCGTGACCGTCACGCGGCACGTCGCGCTCGACCTGCGCAACGCGGGCACGGTGACGCTGGCTGACGTGGCGGTGGGCGCGGAGGCGCTGCTCGGTGGCGACGCGGCCCTCGAGGTCGGCGACGGTGGCGTGGCCCTGGTCGACCGCGTGCTGGACCGCGCGCGCATCGGCCTCGCGGCCGAGATGCTGGGCGGCATGGAGCAGGCCTTCGAGGACACCGTCGCGTACCTCAAGGAGCGCGTGCAGTTCGACCGCCCGCTGGGCTCGTTCCAGGCCCTGCAGCACCGCGCCGCGCGCCTCTACTGCAGCATCGCGCTGGCGCGCTCCGCCGTGCTCGCCGCGGCGCGCGTGGTGGACCAGAGCGGCGACCCGCGGGAGGTGGCCAAGTACGCCGCGCTGGCGAAAGTGCGCGCCAGCGAGGCCTTCTACGACGTGGCGCGCGAGGCCATCCAGATGCACGGCGGCATCGGCATGACCGACGAGCACGACATCGGGTTCTACCTGAAGCGCGCCCAGACCACCCTCGTGACCTTCGGCACCAACGACGCGCTGCGGGCGCGCTGGGCCGAGCTCAACGGGTACTGA
- a CDS encoding SDR family oxidoreductase, with protein sequence MKRYENKNVVITGAAQGIGQATAKRIAEEGGSVALIDIKGLEKTHKMVEDLGGKAFSFECDVTDGAKVKETVDAAAEALGGFDTLFHIAGILRTYHTHEMTFDQYHQIMNINMHGTFYVNQAALPHLLKNKYSCITNMASTAAIGSHPWMSAYAASKGAVVSFTRALYIEYVKQGLRANSVVGGGIATSLHSDFKAPPGGDMKLLAGAMPFVGFAKPEKIASVFAFLGSDDARFINGTEIRADGGALS encoded by the coding sequence ATGAAGCGGTACGAGAACAAGAACGTGGTCATCACGGGCGCGGCCCAGGGCATCGGTCAGGCGACGGCAAAGCGCATCGCCGAAGAGGGCGGCAGCGTCGCCCTGATCGACATCAAGGGCCTCGAGAAGACCCACAAGATGGTCGAAGACCTGGGCGGCAAGGCCTTCAGCTTCGAGTGCGACGTGACGGACGGCGCGAAGGTCAAAGAGACGGTGGACGCCGCGGCGGAGGCCCTGGGCGGCTTCGACACGCTGTTCCACATCGCGGGCATCCTGCGCACCTACCACACGCACGAGATGACCTTCGATCAGTACCACCAGATCATGAACATCAACATGCACGGCACGTTCTACGTGAACCAGGCCGCGCTGCCGCACCTGCTGAAGAACAAGTACAGCTGCATCACGAACATGGCGAGCACCGCCGCCATCGGCAGCCACCCGTGGATGAGCGCCTACGCCGCGTCGAAGGGCGCCGTGGTGAGCTTCACCCGTGCGCTGTACATCGAGTACGTGAAGCAGGGCCTGCGCGCGAACAGCGTCGTCGGCGGCGGCATCGCCACCAGCCTGCACTCGGACTTCAAGGCGCCTCCCGGTGGCGACATGAAGCTGCTCGCGGGTGCCATGCCCTTCGTGGGCTTCGCCAAGCCGGAGAAGATCGCCTCCGTGTTCGCGTTCCTCGGTTCCGACGACGCGCGCTTCATCAACGGCACCGAGATCCGCGCCGACGGCGGCGCGCTCTCCTGA